In Porites lutea chromosome 9, jaPorLute2.1, whole genome shotgun sequence, a single window of DNA contains:
- the LOC140948941 gene encoding uncharacterized protein — MASCEYGQIAGGTCGSSVDNPENVKSVILAKCTKAVQGHLRSCNIRDASLDSEPKLLLARAGIFELNESHLELTICPRHRDKFGIRWRSSKRICTAPSEWSSHGTLVSGERGISSLHSKLLYQQTQVLLPVGSQICKQCRRKLEEASQLLVFPSSESTTEALGSNVDKPEERISQNIAQREDVESEEVEDNVSQSMHQLTLRDEYSHPQLDESGHYSEIDTSLYQTDSQASSSSESSNGDDPQISSQVTRRSLLNDFLRSCNAHTVGSYKKRWEAASERTRASHVSKAKSVIVSGLNVIAPGDEGYLWEAVKKSGSVEKVLGIGERQEDRKYLKALAESYQNASTWETRRQILSIMADLITFKRILNYIPGITKYRFKMARQHSLQYGRGALPARAKSPRMRVENKQLDHFLTYITSPHVIQDLPFGQRYLRLSSGKILETPNVIRAMIPNRLVKQYQAYCEETNFTPFSPTTMLRVLSACGATVRKSLQGLDYIASDGAKGFEALCGIVDQLKERGLDRETAKKWKVSLRESKQYLKADYKVSDTV; from the exons ATGGCTTCGTGTGAGTATGGGCAGATTGCAGGAGGAACATGTGGTTCTAGTGTGGACAATCCGGAAAATGTGAAGAGCGTGATCCTCGCCAAGTGTACAAAAGCCGTACAAGGGCATCTACGTTCTTGCAACATTCGAGACGCTAGTTTAGACTCTGAACCAAAGCTGTTGTTGGCACGTGCAG gGATTTTTGAGTTAAACGAAAGTCACCTTGAACTAACAATATGCCCAAGACATCGAGACAAATTTGGCATTAGATGGCGTTCAAGTAAGAGGATATGCACTGCTCCCAGTGAATGGTCATCGCATGGAACTTTAGTGTCAGGGGAGAGAGGAATATCGTCTCTACATTCCAAGCTACTCTACCAGCAAACCCAAGTGTTGCTTCCTGTAGGCTCCC AAATCTGCAAGCAATGCAGGAGAAAGTTGGAAGAAGCATCACAGTTATTAGTATTTCCCAGCTCAGAATCGACCACAGAAGCTTTAGGATCTAACGTAGACAAACCGGAAGAGCGGATATCACAAAATATCGCACAG AGAGAAGATGTGGAGAGTGAAGAAGTTGAAGACAACGTTAGCCAGTCAATGCACCAGCTGACCTTAAGAGACGAATACTCTCATCCACAGCTTGACGAATCAGGACACTACTCCGAGATCGACACTAGCCTGTATCAAACGGACTCTCAAGCGAGCAGCAGCAGCGAGAGTTCTAACGGCGATGATCCACAAATTAGTAGTCAAGTAACAAGACGTTCTCTGTTGAACGATTTCTTACGTTCATGTAACGCTCATACAGTCGGGTCATACAAAAAGCGATGGGAGGCAGCCAGCGAACGTACTAGAGCAAGCCATGTGTCAAAGGCGAAGTCAGTTATTGTTTCTGGCCTTAACGTTATTGCTCCAGGAGACGAAGGCTACCTCTGGGAGGCCGTGAAAAAATCTGGCTCAGTCGAGAAGGTACTTGGCATCGGTGAACGACAAGAAGACCGAAAATATCTAAAGGCACTGGCGGAGTCTTACCAAAACGCATCTACCTGGGAAACAAGGCGTCAGATATTATCAATCATGGCAGACCTGATAACGTTTAAGCGTATCCTAAACTACATTCCAGGGATCACCAAATACCGGTTCAAAATGGCAAGACAGCACTCTCTTCAATATGGGCGGGGTGCCTTGCCAGCCCGAGCAAAAAGTCCTAGGATGAGAGTAGAAAATAAACAGTTGGATCACTTTTTGACTTACATAACTAGCCCGCACGTGATCCAGGATCTTCCTTTTGGGCAGCGATATCTCCGCCTATCTTCTGGAAAGATACTAGAAACCCCAAATGTCATTAGGGCGATGATCCCTAACAGGCTAGTAAAGCAGTACCAGGCTTATTGCGAGGAGACGAATTTCACTCCATTCAGCCCAACAACGATGTTAAGAGTCCTGTCTGCCTGCGGGGCGACCGTAAGGAAGTCCTTGCAAGGGCTCGACTACATTGCTTCGGATGGCGCGAAAGGGTTTGAAGCTTTGTGTGGAATAGTGGACCAACTTAAAGAGAGAGGTCTGGACAGAGAGACTGCCAAAAAATGGAAAGTGTCTCTGAGGGAAAGCAAGCAGTATCTGAAGGCTGATTATAAGGTATCAGATACGGTTTAA
- the LOC140948942 gene encoding uncharacterized protein, with protein MKAQKLQTVTKFTTLSFLKVHVSESSSVADHCSGYALSDSKDDELRSQCSHNHDIQCPQCESLSNVLFSIKTFLTESTFVPEELEDVLYTHSHAVQAIHSWKAHQLRCVRQDTARTACLSALDETSVLITQDWAMKFLPLKYRENQSDWYGKRGISWHISVIARKMRGLLESQSFVHIVENTSQDSSVVVRIIEHTLRSLKEENPRINRAFLRQDNAGCYHSSAVIASCTLMKANTGIDVCRVDFSDPQGGKGACDRKAATIKAHVRRYVNEGHDVQNAEQLQTAILSNGGVTGVRVTVVNAAVSACELSQVKLDGISTLNNFEYCKDKLTVWRAFNVGNGREISQTKVQVADVLQSCKFTCRFSPGDFVKASKEASKKPRPNETMAVEETKDSCVLFSCPNEGCIKVYERYSSLERHMSFGKCELIPEKETLLDRAKLTYHAILQDDIGIAKVFEGRETEKKHGVSLPEGWALKTAKKSSRFNESQRKYLEEKFELGQQTGHKQNPEKVVRDMRFAKKTDGSRLFSSDEFLTSQQIQSFFSRLSCKLRHAVEVSDSDLQASQDEQEFCDTRQAVLEEVQLEHPIAYDNLNLCELTKKGNMKTLSIAMLKNICEYFDICTEEFNPRRKAEYLAALGDLVKGCGCNA; from the exons ATGAAAGCTCAGAAACTTCAAACGGTCACTAAATTTACTACTTTGTCTTTTTTGAAGGTTCATGTATCCGAGTCCTCCTCGGTTGCAGACCATTGCAGCGGATACGCTCTCAGCGATAGTAAGGACGATGAACTAAGATCCCAATGCTCTCATAATCATGACATTCAGTGTCCACAGTGTGAAAGTCTCAGTAATgttcttttttcaattaaaacaTTCTTGACTGAGTCAACGTTTGTACCTGAAGAACTAGAAGACGTCTTGTACACGCATAGTCATGCAGTCCAGGCAATCCACTCCTGGAAAGCACATCAACTCAGGTGTGTCAGGCAAGATACAGCAAGGACGGCGTGCTTGAGCGCTTTAGATGAGACCTCTGTACTCATAACACAAGATTGGGCTATGAAGTTTTTACCGCTCAAATATAGAGAAAACCAATCAGATTGGTACGGGAAACGAGGAATATCGTGGCATATAAGTGTCATCGCAAGAAAAATGAGAGGGCTTTTAGAAAGTCAGTCCTTCGTCCACATAGTTGAGAATACATCACAAGACAGCTCAGTTGTAGTGCGAATTATTGAGCACACCTTAAGGTCGCTGAAAGAGGAGAATCCTAGAATCAACAGAGCATTTCTACGGCAAGATAACGCGGGATGTTATCACAGTTCTGCTGTAATAGCATCATGCACCCTAATGAAGGCAAACACTGGGATAGACGTTTGCAGAGTAGATTTCAGTGACCCTCAAGGAGGCAAGGGGGCTTGTGACCGAAAAGCCGCGACTATCAAGGCCCATGTCCGCAGGTATGTAAATGAGGGCCACGACGTGCAAAATGCTGAACAGCTTCAGACAGCTATCCTGTCTAATGGAGGTGTCACCGGGGTTCGCGTTACTGTTGTTAATGCTGCCGTTTCCGCCTGTGAACTGTCTCAAGTAAAACTCGATGGTATCAGCACATTAAACAACTTTGAGTACTGCAAAGACAAGTTGACAGTTTGGAGAGCTTTCAACGTCGGAAATGGAAGGGAGATCAGCCAAACGAAAgttcaag TTGCTGATGTCTTACAAAGCTGCAAATTTACTTGCCGATTTTCCCCTGGTGACTTTGTAAAAGCATCCAAGGAAGCCTCAAAGAAACCAAGACCCAATGAAACGATGGCAGTAGAAGAAACGAAAGACTCTTGTGTCTTGTTCTCCTGCCCAAATGAAGGTTGCATCAAGGTATACGAGAGATACTCGAGTCTCGAAAGGCATATGTCGTTTGGCAAATGCGAGTTGATTCCGGAGAAAGAGACTTTGTTGGACAGGGCTAAATTAACGTACCACGCTATCCTTCAGGACGATATTGGCATTGCAAAAGTATTTGAAGGAAGGGAAACGGAGAAGAAGCACGGTGTCAGTTTACCTGAGGGTTGGGCATTGAAAACTGCAAAGAAGTCGTCACGGTTTAACGAATCACAAAGAAAGTACCTGGAGGAAAAATTTGAGCTTGGACAGCAAACAGGCCACAAACAAAACCCTGAGAAAGTGGTGAGAGATATGCGTTTTGCGAAAAAAACAGATGGTTCGAGGCTGTTTTCGAGTGATGAGTTTCTTACCTCGCAGCAGATACAGTCTTTCTTTTCAAGATTATCGTGCAAGTTGCGTCACGCTGTAGAGGTTAGCGACTCAGATTTACAAGCTTCTCAGGATGAACAAGAGTTTTGCGACACCCGCCAGGCTGTGTTAGAGGAAGTACAGCTAGAACATCCCATCGCTTATGACAACCTAAACCTTTGCGAATTGACCAAGAAAGGTAACATGAAAACACTCAGCATTGCAATGCTGAAGAACATATGCGAGTATTTTGATATCTGCACGGAAGAATTTAACCCAAGGCGCAAGGCAGAGTACCTTGCCGCGTTAGGGGATCTAGTAAAAGGGTGCGGCTGTAACGCCTAA